From Halomarina ordinaria:
TCGCGGGCGATGTCCGCGAGCGAGTCGGAGGGACCGTCGAGCGAGGGGTAGGTCGCGCGCTCGCCGGGCGCGCGGACGCCGTAGAGGGAGCCGGGGTCGACCACGTCGAGGTGGACCGAGCGGCCGAAGTCGAGCGACCCGCGCTCGTACCACTCGACGAGGTGGTTCTCGCCGTCGCGCTCGCGGGCGAGGCGGGCGTTGTCGTACGCCCCGCGTATCTCGGGGACGCCGTCGAAGTCCGGTTCGATGAGCGCGTGGTAGGTCCGCCCGCCGAGGACGAGACGGACCGGGTCGTCGGGGGTCGCGACCCCCTCGGGGAGGACGAGTTTCGGCCGCTCGGTGCGGCCGGCACGCTCGACGCGGGCGCGGAGCGTGGTGACCGAGGAGTTGTCGTGTGAGATGCGCTCGACCACGGCGTTAGTCGTCGCCGTCGTCCCCGTCGTCGCCGTCCTCGTCGTCGAGGCCGAGCGCCTCCGCGACCGACTCGCTGCCGCGCTCGACGATCTTCGCGTTTATCTGTCGCGTCTCGTCGCTGACCTCGCGGCCGCGGACCGTCACGCGCTTGCGCTCGCCCTCGACGGTCGGCTCGTAGCCGACGCCGCCGGTGAGCAGCAGCGCCTTCAGGTTCGGGCCGGCCACGTCGGCGCGCATCGGTCGCCCGGCGTTGTCGGAACCGCCGGTCAGCTCCAGGGTGTAGCCGTCGAGGCCGACGGCGTTCCCGTCGACCTCCTCGCCGAGGTCGCGGCCGATGAAGCGGTTCGCGTCCTGTCCGTCGATATCGAACTGATAGGTCGTGCCGTCCTCGGGGTCGGCGACGACGACCTGAAACTCAGCCATACCCGGTCTGAACGGGCGGGCGGTGAAAAGCATACTGAAAGCGTCGTTGCACGTCACAGGCCCGGAGCGGGCGGTCGAGTCGGCGACGCGGCCGCGCGCAACGGACACGGCCGGCGAAGCGTTATCCGCCTCGACGGCGTATGTCAGGTGTGCAACAGTCCGACCACACGCACGCCCCCGCGTACGACGACGCCTCCTACGCCGCCGACGCCGCCGTCGAGCGCGCCACGGCCGGCGAGTGGGGTCTCGTTCCCGGCCACCTCCGGACGGTCGTCGAGAGCGTCGACGACGCCCCCTACCCCACCCAGGTCCAGCAGGTCCACCACCTCGCCGAGGACATCGAGCGGACGCTCGACGCCGCCGACCCCGACCACGGACGGGCGCTCGCGCAACTGCGCTCGCTGCGCCGGGTCGTCGAGGAACTGCAGACCATCACGGCCGCGCCGACCAGGGCGTGACAACGCGTCACAATCACGGTGTATAGCCCTCCGGACGCCCCGTGGCTACGAGGCTAGCGGATGCTGTCCTCAGCCCGAGGACACAAGAGAGGGACGCATGACGGAGCGGACAGCGAACGACCCACCCGAGTACGACGGCGCCGCCTACACCATCGACGTCGCTCGCCGGCGGGCCGACCGGGACGAGTGGACCGACGTCGCCGACCTCGCCCACGAGTCCATCGAGCGCGTCCAGTACACCGACTACCCTCACCTCTTCGACGACCTCCACCGCCAGGCGACCGACGTCGTCCTCCG
This genomic window contains:
- a CDS encoding DUF7112 family protein; the encoded protein is MVERISHDNSSVTTLRARVERAGRTERPKLVLPEGVATPDDPVRLVLGGRTYHALIEPDFDGVPEIRGAYDNARLARERDGENHLVEWYERGSLDFGRSVHLDVVDPGSLYGVRAPGERATYPSLDGPSDSLADIARDVEDGE
- a CDS encoding 30S ribosomal protein S6e produces the protein MAEFQVVVADPEDGTTYQFDIDGQDANRFIGRDLGEEVDGNAVGLDGYTLELTGGSDNAGRPMRADVAGPNLKALLLTGGVGYEPTVEGERKRVTVRGREVSDETRQINAKIVERGSESVAEALGLDDEDGDDGDDGDD